The following coding sequences lie in one Miscanthus floridulus cultivar M001 chromosome 9, ASM1932011v1, whole genome shotgun sequence genomic window:
- the LOC136480609 gene encoding transcription factor BHLH133-like has product MEGNCASIWSEESEMIAHLQSMFWSSSNADSCLSSPDSSTSSCVEPSTLPTTLFLPLDENDCCDKVQVQCQNTGAVWCFDHQSQVFAPFFSGVTSNKRACLMDENKKSKNSKKPRTIALASRTSSIAPADEINTKLVNQSCSWSCSSEDDSIVFVF; this is encoded by the exons ATGGAAGGAAATTGTGCATCCATTTGGAGCGAGGAATCTGAGATGATTGCTCACCTGCAGTCGATGTTCTGGAGCAGCAGCAATGCTGATTCCTGCCTTTCTTCTCCTGACAGCAGCACTAGTTCTTGTGTTGAACCTAGCACATTGCCTACTACCTTGTTCCTTCCACTTGATGAAAATGACTGCTGCGATAAAGTGCAAGTGCAATGTCAGAACACTGGTGCTGTTTGGTGCTTTGATCACCAGAGTCAGGTCTTTGCTCCATTTTTTAGTGGAGTTACAAGTAACAAGAGGGCATGTCTTATGGATGAGAATAAGAAGAGTAAGAATTCTAAGAAACCCCGAACCATTGCCCTG GCATCAAGGACAAGTTCAATTGCTCCTGCTGATGAGATTAACACTAAGCTTGTCAATCAGAGCTGTTCCTGGAGCTGCAGCTCTGAAGATGATTCAATTG TTTTTGTTTTCTGA